The genomic window CTCGGGGATGGACTCGTTTGGCATGTCGCTGATCACGATTGGGGCTGGCAGCGGGTTGCCGCTGGAAAGAACTTCCACCTTCGCAGAGGTAAGTTCTGTCACTGGAAGATCGGTCGGTCGAGAGCCGCTGGCGTACTCGGTGACGCTTGCTTGGAGACGAACGAGGTCTCCCGTTTCGGGCACGATATCCGAGCTGTAGACAAAAATGCCGTCGGACGTGCGGTGGTCTCCGTCGCCATCGGAGTCTTGTATCCAAAAACTGTTGCGGTCCGCAGTCACCGCAGTCACGACGCCTTCGGTGACGATTCGCTCGCCGATCAGTGGAGAAATCTCCGACGCTCCTTGGATATCCATGATGGTGACTTCTGGGATGGTCGGCTCGGGGCCGAAACGGATGTTGTCGATATAGATTCCTTCCGAGGCAGCGTTGCTTTCGAGCGAGAACTTTACGGCTGCGTAGCTGGCGCCAGTGAGGTCTGTGGAAAGGGTGATCCAGCGACCTTCGATATCGAGGTCGTCAATGTCCTGCCCGGTGGAGTCGAGCAGGGGAGCTACTCCGAGGTCGCTCTCCACCCACACTTTGATGCGATCGGAGGATTCCCAGCTCGTCGAATTGACATAGACATCCACGAGCAGGGTCGGGATGGCTTCTACCAGAGCCATGTCGATGACGTCTAGCTCGACGCGCACGATCCCGTCCACGTCTGAAAGCTGGTACCCTTGGCTCCCATCGGGGAATGCTCCCACGTCGCCAGTGTATGAGCTGACTCCGATAAAGTCGCCGTCGCTAAGCCCCTCGCCCCCGGTGCTTTCGTAGAACGAGCGGAATCCGACCTCGTTTCCACCTGCGTAGTAGACGCTCGCTTGTCCGGCGTTGTTTGCAAGCTGGTGGTCGGTTGCCGAGTCTGGGTCGGCGTACTTGCCTCCGGTCGCGGGTTCTTCGAAGCTGGTGTAGGTGGAGTCGGAAAAAACGACCTCCGGATCGTCGCCGTCGCCCGGATTTCCGTCGATGGCTTGGTCGGTGAAACGGATGTTGTCGACGTATAGGTTTTCGCTGCCGGAGTTGGAATCCAGCTCGATGCGCAAGGTGGCCCAAGCGGAGCCGCTCAGATCCTGATCGAGGGTGAACCAAAAGCCTTCGATGCCAAGGTCGTCGATGTCGGAGCCCGCGGTGTCGAGCAGGTCGTAGGTGGCGCTCTCCGTTTCGGCCCAAATGCGGATGCGATCGTTCGACTCCCAACCGGTGTCGCTCACGTAGAGGTCGAGAGATAGGGTCGTTTCTGGGTGGGAGGACAGGTCGACTGTGTCGATGGTCAGGCGCATGACGCCGTCCGGATCGTTGATTTCGAATCCGTTCGTTCCGTCCGGGTAGCTCCCAACTTCGCCGGTGTAGCTAGTGACTCCTACGAAGTCGCCGTCGGTGAGTCCGACGTCGTTCCGGGTGTTGTAGTAGGCGGAGCTGAAACCGAGTTCGTTGGAGCCGGTCAGATTGACCAGAGGCTGATCCGGATTGTTGACGAGGGGGTGGTCGTCGCCGGCGTCGCCGGTGTCGGTGTAGTTGCCCGAGAAGACGCTGGCCTCCTCGAAGCTGGTATAGGCGATGGTGTCCGCCTGCGAGCTGGCGGCGAGGAGGAGACTGCCAAGCGCCAGAGTCCTCCGAATCAGTGAGTTTGTCTTGAGCATTTGCATGGTTGGATCGTTTTGTAGTTGAAACGCAGATACCAAGGAGCTGCGTCTTTCGATTAGACCGAAGTAGCAATAGGACGCTGGCGGGTTTCGACAAAGGGATTAACCTGATTGAAACCTTTGAGGGAGATTTGTGACGAAAGCGTGGATACGGAGTTTGGCGGCTGCACGATTTGACATCCGGTCGTGGTCCGAAGGGGAGCGCAATCCGAGGGACCGGCGCATTGACAATCCCAGTGGCATGTGGATTGCTAACCCACGGACTATGAACGGGATTCTCCATCTCAGCTTTGTTTTGGCGCTTGTCTGTTTCCTCGGAGCCTGCTCTTCCGAAGGGGACAGCCCGCGTCGTTTGACGCTGTTCGTGGCGGCTAGCATGACTGATGTGATTCAGGAGGTCGGGGCGGCATTCGAAGCGGAAAGCGGAGCGAAGCTCGTTTACAATTTCGCGGGCTCTGGAGCCCTGGCCCAGCAAATCATCGCCTCGCCGCGGGCGGATCTTTTCATCAGCGCTAGCGAACGGTGGATGGATGAGGTGCAATCGGCCGGTCGCATCCTGGAGGGGGGGCGAGAATCGCTGCTTTCAAATAGCCTGGTGGTGGTGGCGAACCGCGAATCCGACTACAGGCTGGATGCGATCGAGGAGCTCTGTTCGCTGCCCTTCGACCTGTTGGCCACTGGTGACCCGGCGTTCGTGCCTGCTGGCGGCTACGCCAAGCAATACCTTTCGGGCGTTGCCTGTTCGGATGGGGCGCAATCCGTTTGGCAGAGGCTGGAGGGGCGGATCTCGCCGGCGCCTGACGTGAGAGCGGCGCTGTCGCAGGTAATCGGAAGCGAGGATGTGATCGGCATCGTGTATCGCACCGACGCGCTGGCTCGTGGTGACGATGTTGATACGATCTTTGAAATCGCTCCGTCGCAAGGTCCCGAAATTCTCTATCCGATCGGCATTTTGCGGCAGAGCCAGCAACTGGAGTTGGCCAGGGATTTCGTAGCGTTTCTTCGCTCGGACCGAGCCAGGCGAATCTTTGAAGCAGCTGGTTTCATCATGGCGCAATGAAGCGGGAAAGGGGCAGTCCAGCATGAACTCAGTGGCGTCGGTGGTCGCATCCACCCTGCTTTGGGCGTGCATCTCGACGCTGGTAGCGCTTGGGCCGTCTCTTTTGATCGCCTACCAGCTCGCCAAGCGGGAGTTCTGGGGGAAGAACGCGGTGTCGGCTCTCGTGAGCCTGCCATTGGTCCTGCCGCCAACTGCGGTGGGCTATCTGCTGCTCACCCTTTTGGCGGACGATGGTCCCCTGGGCCGCCGCGCCTTAGGCGTGGATCTAGATTTGCTGCTCAATTGGAAGGGCGTGGTGGTGGCGTGTTCGGTCATGTCGATGCCGCTGATGGTACGCACGGCGCGAGTGAGCTTCGAGGCGGTCAATCCTCGCTTGGAAACCATGGCTCGCACGCTTGGGTACGGGCGTATCCGCACCTTCGCTACGGTGACGTTGCCATTGGCGTACCGAGGGCTGATCGCCGCGGCGGTGCTCGGCTTGACGCGAGCGATGGGTGAATTCGGGGCTTCGGTGGTGCTGGCCGGAAACATCCCCGGACGTACGCAGACCCTGTCGTCGGCCATCTACAGCGCTCAGCAAGCAGGCAATGAAGGGCGGGCCAACGCGTTGCTGCTCGTCGCCTTGACGGTCGGATTTCTGGCGGTGTTCTTGACGGAGTGGTTGTCCCGTCCCTCGTCGAATTCGGCAAGCGGAAAGGGGGCCCGGTGAGCGATCCGGTTTTCGAAGTCGATCTGACGCTGAAGCAGGGCTCCTTTCTGCTGCAGCTGGATTTCGAGTCCCGTTCGCGAGTGCTCGGCGTTTTCGGGCCATCCGGCTCGGGCAAGACCACCTTGCTTGAAGCGATTGCGGGGTTGAGGCTAGGGGCGTCAGGCGTGATTCGAGTTGGCGGTCATGAATGGTTGAATACAAGCGAGAAGTCTATCGCTGCTGCTGGTGTTCGAAAAATCGGATACGTTCCGCAGGATCATCTTCTGTTTCCTCACTATTCGGTCAGGCAGAATCTGGAGGCTGGGTTTCGGCGGGCGGCGAAATCGGGCGTCGATCCCGGCCGTGTATTCAAGGAAGTGTTGCGCGTGCTGGAGTTGGAGCCATTGCTCGAGCGCATGCCGCACGAGCTATCTGGCGGGGAACGCCAGCGCGTGGCCCTGGGCCGTGCGCTCTGCTCGGGGCCGAGTCTTCTGCTGTTGGACGAGCCGCTCGCTTCGCTGGACATGAAGCTGAGGCATCGCATCCTGCCGTTTCTTGTTTCGGTGAAGGAGAGCTTTGATCTTCCGATCCTGATCGTCTCCCATAATCCGGTGGAGTTGCTGGCTTTGTGCGACGAGGTGGTGGTATTGCGGGATGGCTCCAGGGTGGCGCAGGGCCTTCCGACCGAGGTGTTCTCGCGGTCCGACGTTTATGCCACGGCGCGTTTGGACGGGTTTGAAAACATTCTGCACGCGGAGCTGATCGAGCAAGGCGAGCACGCTTCCAGGCTTCGAGTGGGGGATCCCGATCGGGGACAGGTGATCACGACCGAGCGCGTCGATGCGGAGGTCCACCAGGTCGTGACGCTTGGCTTGGCTGCGAATGAGATATTTGTCGCCAAGGAGCAACTACGCGGCGTATCGGCCCGGAACTTTCTTTTTGGCGCCGTGGATTCGCTGGAGTTTTCCGAGCACCGCTATCTGCTGGTGGCGCGTCTGGCCAGCGACCCCAGCGTTTCGGTGGTGGTCGAGCTGACCCGCGACGCGGTGGAAGAGCTGGGCATCGGCGTAGGCGACGACGTCTGGCTGTTTTTCAAGTCCAGTTCGGTCGCGGTGTACGCCTGAGAAACGAATGCTGCGCTAGCGAGGTTCGCCGAATCGGGAGCGAGCCAGTTCGATGGCGCTTTTCAAGCAGATCGCGAGTCCCGCTTCGCGTTTCTCGAGCGGTTGAGAGCTGGGGGCCTCGAAGGTGTAGGAGAGCGCTGGGTGGTGCTTGCTGATCCAGATCGCTTCGGGCCAGCCCTCCGGTTCGTCCGCTTCGCAGCGGTGCACGATGAGACCGGGAGCGTCGAGCTCGTGATCGTCGATGGGGCCTTTCGCTTGCAAGGTGATGTGCTGGGCGAGCTGGCGCTGCAGATCGTGAGCGAAGCAGCGCAGCGGACTGGAGTTGATTGCGTAGAAGTAGAAGCCGCTAAACTCCCAGTCCTCGTGCAGCGAGAAGTGCAGGGCGCAGCCCTGGGGCATATCTCGTCGCCACCAGCGGGTGAAGGCCTGGATCTCTTGGCTTTGCAGGCGCAGGAAGTCGCGGTTGAGGTCGATGCCGTCTCGATTTTCGCGAGTGCCGAGTCGCAGCCCGCTGGGATTGAGAGCTGGCAGCAGGATCCATTCGAAATCCTTAGCGAAGGCGTCGCTCTCAAGCAGGGACAGCAGGGCCAGAGGGCCAGCAGGTTCGTCGCCGTGCACTCCGGCGGAGACGAAGACGCGTTTATCGGTTTCGCCAGCGGCGGCGGGTTTGCGCCAGAGCGCGATGTCGTCGCCATCCACCCGCAGCAGCGAGGTTTTTTGAAACCCGTTTTCCCGGGCGCGGAGGTCGAAGCGTTCGCTGAAGCGCCCGTAGTCGAAAGGGGTTGGCGACGACGATGGAGGGGGTTCGTTGCGGGAGGAAGAGCCCATGGGGCTAAGCTTAAGCCCGCCAAGGCATTTGCAAGTGGTATTGCGTCCGCACCGCATTCTGACGGGCAACGCGCAGCGAAGCGGCCAGTGGACAGGCGTTTCGCTTTTCGCGAAGGGTTGCTCGAGGTGGTTAGGTAAATTCTCTGGGGTTTTCTGACTGTATGAGGCCTGATCGGTTGGCGGAAAGGTCGGCTCGGGCGAGATTTATCGAACCACCCCAAGGTTCTGTGTACGAATCAGGCCCCAAATCTGCTCCATGAAATTCTCCCTATCGCAACCTCCACTTTCAACCTCGTATCGCTGTCGTTCTGCGGGCTCGCCCTCGGATGTGGACAGTGGTGAAAATCGCAACGCTCCGCATCCATGAAGCCGCCGTTTTCAACATCGCTCGGTTATTACTTCGACGAGTCGCGTTGCATGGCGGAGCTGGCTTCGGATCGTCCAGAGGAAACGCTTTCCGTGATCGCCCGTCGCTTCAAGGAGCTCAACCCGCGAGCGCCGGTGAGCTATCGAGCGTTTTGCACTCGAGGCATCCAGCGGGCCAAGGACTACCGCTACGAGGCTGATTTCAATCGCTTTTTTCCGGAGGCCCAGAACGAGGAGTACGTCTTCGCCTGGTCCAAGATGTGGTCGGCGCTCGATGCGGAGATGATGTTCGACATCAATTGCTACGGTCCGATCGTGGTCTATCTCAACGGCAAGGTCGCTTGGGAGTCCAACATCTTCACGGAACGCTATCCGAACAAGCACAACCGCTTCACGTTGACCCTGCGCAAGGGCTGGAACCAGTTCGTCATCCGGGCGAAGAAGACCCGGGGCGGCTTCGGCTGGAAGTTCGGCTCCTGGCTGGGCAAACACCCCTATGTTTTCATGATGCCCTCCGCCGAGCGGTCCGGCCAGGAAGGTTGGCTGTACACGGATCCGTTTCCAGCCAAGGTCGAGGTGAAACCCGCGCTGGGGCAGTCGGAAGCGGACTCCAGCCACCGCTGGCACCCGTGCAACCGATGGGAAGCCTCGCCCCAGGAGAAGGGCGTTTTCGCCCGGATTTTCGGCCCGAAGGAGGGTAAGACCGCTCTGGGGTGGACCAAGCTGGAAAACGCCTCCGGGTGCTCGCTGCAGGTCGTCGCCAAAGGCCGGGCTCAAGGGAGCGTTCGCATTTTGCTGGATGGAAACGACGTCTGCGAGGTTGAGTCTGGGGAGACGATTCACGCCGAGTTTTCCGTCGAGCCAGGACGCCATGACCTGGTGGCGTTGTGCGTGGGAGACCAGGGCGGTTGGGGGTTCGACCTGGAGCTGAGCTCCGACGGTCCTGTCGCCACGAAGAGTCCCTGCGACCTGAAGGGAAGCTCGGAAACCTGGCTCTACGCGGGTCCGTTCGACGCTGAGCGCCCGCCTCGCTTCGACGACATGCGGGATTTCTACTTCGTGCATGAAACCAGCGATGGCCCGGGCTACTGGCGCTTGGACGCGCCGGACACCTACCTGCGTCTCTACAACGAGAATCCGTTG from Pelagicoccus sp. SDUM812003 includes these protein-coding regions:
- the modA gene encoding molybdate ABC transporter substrate-binding protein, which gives rise to MNGILHLSFVLALVCFLGACSSEGDSPRRLTLFVAASMTDVIQEVGAAFEAESGAKLVYNFAGSGALAQQIIASPRADLFISASERWMDEVQSAGRILEGGRESLLSNSLVVVANRESDYRLDAIEELCSLPFDLLATGDPAFVPAGGYAKQYLSGVACSDGAQSVWQRLEGRISPAPDVRAALSQVIGSEDVIGIVYRTDALARGDDVDTIFEIAPSQGPEILYPIGILRQSQQLELARDFVAFLRSDRARRIFEAAGFIMAQ
- a CDS encoding endonuclease/exonuclease/phosphatase family protein, with translation MLKTNSLIRRTLALGSLLLAASSQADTIAYTSFEEASVFSGNYTDTGDAGDDHPLVNNPDQPLVNLTGSNELGFSSAYYNTRNDVGLTDGDFVGVTSYTGEVGSYPDGTNGFEINDPDGVMRLTIDTVDLSSHPETTLSLDLYVSDTGWESNDRIRIWAETESATYDLLDTAGSDIDDLGIEGFWFTLDQDLSGSAWATLRIELDSNSGSENLYVDNIRFTDQAIDGNPGDGDDPEVVFSDSTYTSFEEPATGGKYADPDSATDHQLANNAGQASVYYAGGNEVGFRSFYESTGGEGLSDGDFIGVSSYTGDVGAFPDGSQGYQLSDVDGIVRVELDVIDMALVEAIPTLLVDVYVNSTSWESSDRIKVWVESDLGVAPLLDSTGQDIDDLDIEGRWITLSTDLTGASYAAVKFSLESNAASEGIYIDNIRFGPEPTIPEVTIMDIQGASEISPLIGERIVTEGVVTAVTADRNSFWIQDSDGDGDHRTSDGIFVYSSDIVPETGDLVRLQASVTEYASGSRPTDLPVTELTSAKVEVLSSGNPLPAPIVISDMPNESIPEAIALLESLEGMRVKIPFGLVVASTNRYGEFHIVTGADAQPGSGFSPWYGQMILRPIGDQEVDYNPERILVDDLTLDEPFVVMPGDSFEDLTGVVHYEFSNYRIQPTDTGNATIEQTATEIRPLHWWVAYLKALIDRKHIDVATLNTENLFDLEDNPDKNDQGSTPATEDLETKLDKLAATIGIGLGLPEIVCVQEVENQAVLQLLADRINGKLHHLVDYTAVSLETSDARGIETGFLFDQRRVSLKNHYQISDDIVPGVSEAFGATSASKGREPLVGVFKANGKELTIVNNHFKSKGGDEPLYGANQPAVRESEIQRKLQAQVVRDFADLILEKEKNAYLIVTGDFNDFQFAEPGEGENHTLGIIEGDGTKHPLDNLIVSRIPEYSRFTYVYEGNSQALDHFLVSQKLAKRVAKAEIAHINAAYLDEFMQDASVLERSSDHDPVLVKISLNDTRRFFFR
- the modB gene encoding molybdate ABC transporter permease subunit, translating into MNSVASVVASTLLWACISTLVALGPSLLIAYQLAKREFWGKNAVSALVSLPLVLPPTAVGYLLLTLLADDGPLGRRALGVDLDLLLNWKGVVVACSVMSMPLMVRTARVSFEAVNPRLETMARTLGYGRIRTFATVTLPLAYRGLIAAAVLGLTRAMGEFGASVVLAGNIPGRTQTLSSAIYSAQQAGNEGRANALLLVALTVGFLAVFLTEWLSRPSSNSASGKGAR
- a CDS encoding ATP-binding cassette domain-containing protein, which gives rise to MSDPVFEVDLTLKQGSFLLQLDFESRSRVLGVFGPSGSGKTTLLEAIAGLRLGASGVIRVGGHEWLNTSEKSIAAAGVRKIGYVPQDHLLFPHYSVRQNLEAGFRRAAKSGVDPGRVFKEVLRVLELEPLLERMPHELSGGERQRVALGRALCSGPSLLLLDEPLASLDMKLRHRILPFLVSVKESFDLPILIVSHNPVELLALCDEVVVLRDGSRVAQGLPTEVFSRSDVYATARLDGFENILHAELIEQGEHASRLRVGDPDRGQVITTERVDAEVHQVVTLGLAANEIFVAKEQLRGVSARNFLFGAVDSLEFSEHRYLLVARLASDPSVSVVVELTRDAVEELGIGVGDDVWLFFKSSSVAVYA
- a CDS encoding M14 family metallocarboxypeptidase, whose amino-acid sequence is MGSSSRNEPPPSSSPTPFDYGRFSERFDLRARENGFQKTSLLRVDGDDIALWRKPAAAGETDKRVFVSAGVHGDEPAGPLALLSLLESDAFAKDFEWILLPALNPSGLRLGTRENRDGIDLNRDFLRLQSQEIQAFTRWWRRDMPQGCALHFSLHEDWEFSGFYFYAINSSPLRCFAHDLQRQLAQHITLQAKGPIDDHELDAPGLIVHRCEADEPEGWPEAIWISKHHPALSYTFEAPSSQPLEKREAGLAICLKSAIELARSRFGEPR
- a CDS encoding glycoside hydrolase family 88 protein, whose protein sequence is MKPPFSTSLGYYFDESRCMAELASDRPEETLSVIARRFKELNPRAPVSYRAFCTRGIQRAKDYRYEADFNRFFPEAQNEEYVFAWSKMWSALDAEMMFDINCYGPIVVYLNGKVAWESNIFTERYPNKHNRFTLTLRKGWNQFVIRAKKTRGGFGWKFGSWLGKHPYVFMMPSAERSGQEGWLYTDPFPAKVEVKPALGQSEADSSHRWHPCNRWEASPQEKGVFARIFGPKEGKTALGWTKLENASGCSLQVVAKGRAQGSVRILLDGNDVCEVESGETIHAEFSVEPGRHDLVALCVGDQGGWGFDLELSSDGPVATKSPCDLKGSSETWLYAGPFDAERPPRFDDMRDFYFVHETSDGPGYWRLDAPDTYLRLYNENPLFGRWNYPLGVTVYGLLHAGLALGDEEICSYVRDHVQVCCSSYPYSLWDRSQFGGPTHMHRLLSSIDSLDDCGSFGSSMLEVAQHCDLKGYERIAHFVAEFIANKQDRFPDGAFYRREMMHEFHENTMWADDLYMSVPFLCRYYQLTGDRRYVDDAARQFLGFRKRLYIPEEGLMSHVYDLRREMATGVPWGRGNGWTVFSLAELLGVLPEDHENREELLSFFRELCAGILALQDSEGYWHQVLTHLDSYPETSCTAMFIFGFSRGIRHGWLEEPAPYSEAVFKAWTALNRASIDRDGNVYGVCRGSEFSFSPEYYKKDLLPRLNDTHGIGIVLLAGVEVIRLRDFQEAEKSNQLLA